Sequence from the Pseudomonadota bacterium genome:
CGTCGAGGGCCTGGTCTTCTCCTGGCCCGTGCTCGCTGCGGCTCAGATCGCGCCGAAGGTGCGCTCCAGCCTCACCGCCGAGCTCGAAGCTCACCTGGACGACACCGACCATGGCGTGGCCGTCCGCGACGTGCGCCAGTTCTTCGTGGAGTTCTTGGGCTACGACCGGCCCGGCATGCTGGTCCCGCGGGCTGAGCTTCCCGCAGACCTGAAGTTCTACGCACCGGAAGGGCGTCAGGAAGTTCGCCCGAGCTTCGCCATCGCGCGCGGTCCATTCAAGGAGGCCGGGGACGACCCCTTCGCCGAGTTCGCTGGGTCATCCGCAAGGCCATCCACAACCACCGCGAGCGATCCACAGGCCGACTCTCCCTACCTGGCGCTGGTCTGGGATCTGTCGGACGACGCCGACGATGCTCTCGACATCGACCTCGACAAGAACGAATCCCTCACCGGCCCGTGGCGCTATCCCCCGACCGCGAAGCTGGAGCGCCTGCTGCGCCACACCGGCATTCCCATCGGCTTCGTGAGCAACCGTCGCGAGCTTCGGGTCGTCTACGCGCCGCCGGGTGAATCCACCGGGCACCTGACGTTTCGCTTTCGGCATCTGATCCAGCCCAACGGAAGGAAGCTCGTCGCCGCCTTGGAGCTCATCTTCCACGCCCGCCAAACGTACGAAGCCGGGAGCGAATTCACCTTCGAGGGTCTCCTCAGGGAGAGCCGCCTTCGCCAAGCCGAGGTCACCAAGGACCTGGCGGCCCAGGTCTTCGAGGCGGTGGAGATCCTCCTCGAAGGCTTCGAACACGCCGCCGCCCGCGACTGCACTGGCGATCGCATCGATTGGCTCCGCGCCGCCCTCGAAGAACCGGAAGACCACTTCTACCAGGGCATCCTCAGCGTGGTCCTTCGCGTGGTCTTCCTTCTCTACTCCGAAGACCAGAGCCTGCTTCCGGTCCAGCACCCAACCTACGCCAAGCACCTGAGCGTCCTTGGCCTCTACGAAGACTTGGTCGACGACGCGGGAGCCCATCCCGAATCGATGCACCTCCGCTTCGGGGCCTACGGCCGCCTCATCGCTCTTTTTCGGGCCGTCTTCCTCGGCGTGCACCACGAAGACCTTCGGCTCCCGCCCCGGCGCGGCCGCCTCTTCGACCCGAGCGCATTCCCCTTCCTCGAAGGCGGTCTCCCGGGATGGACCGCCGCGATCACCCTTCCCGAACAACGCGCGGCCGTTCAGCTCCCGAGCATCGACGACGGCACCCTGTACCGCGTGCTTCATCGGCTCATCGTCTTCGAGGGCCAGCGGCTCAGCTACCGGTCGCTCGACGTGGAGCAGATCGGCGCCGTCTACGAGTCGCTGATGGGCTACCACGTGCTGCGCATGGAAAGCCCCGCCGTGCGCCTCGGCAAGCAGCGCGTGTGGGTCGAGACCGAACGCGTGCGGACGATTAAGCCCAGCGACCGAAAGAAGCTCTGGAAGGAAACCTGCGGGCTCAGCACCACCGCCGCGAAGAAGGCCGAGGCAGCGGTCAAGGGCGCGGAGGACGCAGCAGGCGTGGCCGAGGCCTTGGGCGAGCTCACGCCTGGCTCCAAGAGCGAGAAGCCCCGACACCGCGTCGCCACCGGCCGGCTCGTGCTGCAGCCAGGGGAAGAACGCCGCCGGACCGGAAGCCACTACACCCCTCGCTGGCTCAGCGAGAAGGTCGTTCGGCGCACCCTCGAACCGATTCTGGCCTGCCTCGGCGAAGGCCGCACCGCCGATCAGATCCTCAGCCTGAAGATCTGCGACCCCGCCATGGGTTCCGGCGCGTTCCTCGTCGCGGCGTGTCGTCTGCTTGCCGAAGAAGTCGTTGCCGCCTGGGATCGAGCCGGCGAAGCCGCCGCGCTTACTGAGGAGCACGGCGACGCGCTCCTTCACGCGCGCCGGCTCGTCGCGCAACGTTGCCTCTATGGTGTGGACAAGAACGCTGCCGCCGTGGAGCTCGCCAAGCTCTCGCTCTGGCTGGTCACCCTCTCGAAGGAGCTCCCCTTTACCTTCGTCGACCACTCGCTTCGACACGGCGATTCCCTGGTCGGCCTCGACCTCGAACAGATCAAGAGCTTCCACTGGGAGCCAAAGGAACAGCTCGAAACCTGCCGGCGTGTGCTGGAGGATGCGCTGGAGCAGGCGCTGGAACACCGCGATCAGATTCTGGCGCTCGCCGACAAGGAGGACGCCGAATCGCAGCGCGAGAAGCAGCGGCTCTTGGAGTACGCCGAACAAGCCACGGCTCGTGTTCGGATGATAGCCGACCTGTGTGTCGGGGCATTCTTCGCGGAGGGAAAGACAAAAGCACGCGAGAATGAGCGAGCGCGACGGCTGGAGCTGCTTCGCCGACTGCTCGAAGGCGATGAGAGCATTCGGTCGTCACTTCAACATTTGGCTGCGAACATTCACACACAACTTTCTCCATTTCATTGGCACAGCGAGTTTCCCGAGGTTTTCTATCAGCAGCGGTCCGATCCACTGTCCCCGAGCAAGAGCAGCGGCGCCGCATACTTTGAGGCCATCGTGGGGAATCCCCCATTCGCGGGGTCTCACCGTATCACCGCTCTAAGAGGCAAGACGTACTCTGAATGGATCAAACACGCCTTTCGCGCCGACGGGTTTGTCGATTACTCAGCATTCTTTGTCGCACAATCAGCACCTCTCCTAGGACCCAGCGGCGCTTTCGGCATGCTTTCGACAAGCGGCATAGCGGAAGGTGATTCCAGAGACGTCTCTCTGCGCCGGATTCTCGAATCCGGATATACCATCATTGACGCTATTCCCCGCACCTTCTGGCCCGGGGACGCAGCAGTCGAATACGCATCTACCGTGGCAACGGTCGGGATCCCCATCGTCCCAGTAATCCGACTCGACGGGGAAGCGGTCGCCTTAATCAACTCAAGCCTAAAGGCCGCTCCAGAACGGGCTTCCGCTCAGAAGCTCCTAGCGAACGCTGGCTTGATATTCGCGGGACACGAATTAGGCACGAGGGCTTTGGTCTTCCCCACCGCCGAGCTCAACCATCTTTCTGAGGCCGACGGAGTACTCCCCTTTCTCGACGGCCCGGACCTAACGAGGAGCGCCCAGCCAGGGACATCGCAAAGTGTAGTAGCGCTCTGGGGGATGTCGGAGGAGCAGGCCTCATCGCTAACAAGCTACGAGGCGCTCAAAGCGAATGGCGCTCAGGAGTCGTCTAGGAGCAGTCGGTGGTGGCGGCTCAAGCAGGAACGCAGGGGGATACTGGAGTACCGAGGACAAGGTCATTCCCGTTTCCTCGTAGTCTGCAGGCACGGAAAGCATCCCGCCTTTTGGTTTGTCGACTCAAACGTGGTTCCTGACTTTGGTCTCAACGCAATACTGCTGTGGGAACACTCGACCTTCGCAATTCTGCAGAGTCGAGTCCACTGCATCTGGCGAGATGCCGACCCAAAGACGCTAGCCGGACACCCTCGCTACCTAGCGGGCGTCTTCGAGACGTTCCCGTTTCCCCACCCAGACCCGCGCACCATCATCGACTCCCTCGAAGCCATCGGCAACACGCTCTATGAGACCCGAGCAAAGTTCATGCTCGACACCGACCAGGGCCTCACGAAGACCTACAATGCGCTGAAGGACCCCGACCACGACGACCCGCGCGTCCTCGAGCTGCGCCGACTCCACGAAGAAATGGACCGTGCCGTCCTCGGCGCCTACGGCTGGCCGGACATCGAGGTTCCACCCTTCTGCCCGAAAACCGACGAGGACCGCGCCGCGCTCCAGGAGTTCGAGGACGAGGTCATCGACCGCCTCTACGTCCTGAACGCGGAGCGCGCCCGGGAGGAGGAGCGGCTGGGCGCCAGGAAGAAGAAGGGTAGCAAGCGGTCGAAGGGCAACAGCCGCAGGTCCGGCAAGAAGAAGGCTTCGTCCGAAGACGCCGCGGCCGCCGACGACACACAGGGGGAGCTGTTTTGAGCATGATGCCGCCTGTTTCAGCGCTTGTGCTTGACCTTGCGCCAGCGCTCGC
This genomic interval carries:
- a CDS encoding N-6 DNA methylase — its product is MKDADIGFHKEWIGLAQPVEGLVFSWPVLAAAQIAPKVRSSLTAELEAHLDDTDHGVAVRDVRQFFVEFLGYDRPGMLVPRAELPADLKFYAPEGRQEVRPSFAIARGPFKEAGDDPFAEFAGSSARPSTTTASDPQADSPYLALVWDLSDDADDALDIDLDKNESLTGPWRYPPTAKLERLLRHTGIPIGFVSNRRELRVVYAPPGESTGHLTFRFRHLIQPNGRKLVAALELIFHARQTYEAGSEFTFEGLLRESRLRQAEVTKDLAAQVFEAVEILLEGFEHAAARDCTGDRIDWLRAALEEPEDHFYQGILSVVLRVVFLLYSEDQSLLPVQHPTYAKHLSVLGLYEDLVDDAGAHPESMHLRFGAYGRLIALFRAVFLGVHHEDLRLPPRRGRLFDPSAFPFLEGGLPGWTAAITLPEQRAAVQLPSIDDGTLYRVLHRLIVFEGQRLSYRSLDVEQIGAVYESLMGYHVLRMESPAVRLGKQRVWVETERVRTIKPSDRKKLWKETCGLSTTAAKKAEAAVKGAEDAAGVAEALGELTPGSKSEKPRHRVATGRLVLQPGEERRRTGSHYTPRWLSEKVVRRTLEPILACLGEGRTADQILSLKICDPAMGSGAFLVAACRLLAEEVVAAWDRAGEAAALTEEHGDALLHARRLVAQRCLYGVDKNAAAVELAKLSLWLVTLSKELPFTFVDHSLRHGDSLVGLDLEQIKSFHWEPKEQLETCRRVLEDALEQALEHRDQILALADKEDAESQREKQRLLEYAEQATARVRMIADLCVGAFFAEGKTKARENERARRLELLRRLLEGDESIRSSLQHLAANIHTQLSPFHWHSEFPEVFYQQRSDPLSPSKSSGAAYFEAIVGNPPFAGSHRITALRGKTYSEWIKHAFRADGFVDYSAFFVAQSAPLLGPSGAFGMLSTSGIAEGDSRDVSLRRILESGYTIIDAIPRTFWPGDAAVEYASTVATVGIPIVPVIRLDGEAVALINSSLKAAPERASAQKLLANAGLIFAGHELGTRALVFPTAELNHLSEADGVLPFLDGPDLTRSAQPGTSQSVVALWGMSEEQASSLTSYEALKANGAQESSRSSRWWRLKQERRGILEYRGQGHSRFLVVCRHGKHPAFWFVDSNVVPDFGLNAILLWEHSTFAILQSRVHCIWRDADPKTLAGHPRYLAGVFETFPFPHPDPRTIIDSLEAIGNTLYETRAKFMLDTDQGLTKTYNALKDPDHDDPRVLELRRLHEEMDRAVLGAYGWPDIEVPPFCPKTDEDRAALQEFEDEVIDRLYVLNAERAREEERLGARKKKGSKRSKGNSRRSGKKKASSEDAAAADDTQGELF